The Desulfofundulus luciae genome includes the window TTTGCCTATCCCGGGAACGGCTGTAAGGACGTTTTCATTTTCCTCCTCCACCGCCCGGCGCAAGGTGCCGGGGGTTACCGTAGAGAGAATAGCCAGGGCCGCCCGGGGGCCTACCCCGGCCACATTTAACAAACTGCGAAAGGTTTCCAGTTCCACCCGGCTGGAAAAACCAAAGAGGGCCGGCCCGTCTTCCCGCCAGATTAAATGGGTATACAGGCGCACCGGCTGCCCTTTTGTCGGTAGAAGGCTTACCATGGAGAGGGGTACCCGCACCAGGTACCCTACCCCATTGACATCCACAATGATGCCATCCTCCTGTATTTCCAACAGATTACCACTGAGAAAGGCAATCATGCAAGGGTTTTCCTCCCTTTTGCCTCTCCACCACCAAGCCGGTGGGCATGACAGATGGCCACCGCCAGGGCGTCGGCGACATCATCGGGGCGGGGGACCTCGGGCAGGCATAGGAGAGCCCGCACCATGTACTGGACCTGCTCCTTGGCCGCCCGGCCGTAACCAACCACCGCCTGTTTGACCTCCAGCGGAGTATACTCGGCTACTTCCAGGCCGGCATTGACGGCGGCCAGAAGGGTTACCCCCCGGGCCTGTCCCACGGCCAGGGCAGTGCGGGCATTCTTGTTAAAAAAAAGTTCTTCCACGGCAAATTGTTGGGGTTGATAGAGTTTAAGCACCAGTTCCAACTGCCGGTAAAGATGCTGCAGCCGGAAAGGCATAGGCAGACCGGCTTGTGTTGTAATGCAGTCGTAGGCTACCACCGTCAGCCGGTTTCCCTGCAGTTCAATTATGCCATAGCCGGTGATGGCCGTACCCGGATCAACACCAATAACCCGCATAGAACCCTCTCCCCCTCTAAAAAATTCCACACCACCCGCCCGGGCTCCTGCCACCAATTCAAAAATCAAGTCCGGGATTAGTCCCGGACTCCGTTGCCTCATCCAGGTTTTCCAGCATGGCGTTTACCGCCTGTTCCGATGGAAACTCCAGTTCCGCCCGCAAAATAGCCTGGGTTTCCGGATCCTGGCGGTTAAAATCGCCCGCCTTGTGCAACTTTAGCTGTAAATCGGGGTGCAGTTCAGCTACGGGCATGTTTTTCTCCACCCGGAGCAGTTTTTCATCGTAACCCAGGGGTCCTTCGTATACGGCCAGATAGCCTTCATGAACACCCAGGTGACGGTAGTTTTTGTGTTCCGGGCAGAAATCCTTGACCCGCTGCCTTAATATTAACATCCTGCCCTGCTCCTCCATGCTCCATCCCTCGGCAGGAGGATATCGCCTGGCCAGGTCTACCCGGTCTAACCCGAGCAGCTCCCGGGGGGCACGACCCAAAAAGACAATGTGGATGTCACCGCAAAGATATTCTTTTTCTTCCTGGACAAAGGTGTCGCTTTTCACCGGCAGGACGGATTGGTCGTTTGATTTAAATAGGGCCAGTCCGGGCTTGATTGACGGC containing:
- the ruvC gene encoding crossover junction endodeoxyribonuclease RuvC, with amino-acid sequence MRVIGVDPGTAITGYGIIELQGNRLTVVAYDCITTQAGLPMPFRLQHLYRQLELVLKLYQPQQFAVEELFFNKNARTALAVGQARGVTLLAAVNAGLEVAEYTPLEVKQAVVGYGRAAKEQVQYMVRALLCLPEVPRPDDVADALAVAICHAHRLGGGEAKGRKTLA
- the ruvA gene encoding Holliday junction branch migration protein RuvA, translated to MIAFLSGNLLEIQEDGIIVDVNGVGYLVRVPLSMVSLLPTKGQPVRLYTHLIWREDGPALFGFSSRVELETFRSLLNVAGVGPRAALAILSTVTPGTLRRAVEEENENVLTAVPGIGKKTARRIILELKDKLADMVFEVDGTDDTGETGTPGNEGEAVAALVALGYAQMEARRAVRQVRQQAASGSTEELLRSALQWLGRQKNA